A genomic region of Arachis hypogaea cultivar Tifrunner chromosome 5, arahy.Tifrunner.gnm2.J5K5, whole genome shotgun sequence contains the following coding sequences:
- the LOC112801197 gene encoding uncharacterized protein isoform X2 encodes MASSSSSRSDQERPGLGLGLCEGEEEYGSESGWVEARSSCDHLCSLSPDLSHIPAPQNTPCYECQHPSENWLCLSCKEVLCSRFVNKHMLSHSRRTNHCVALSFSDLSVWCFSCDAYLDAQLIPQLRPVYQLAYILKFGQPPPLPQHN; translated from the exons AtggcttcctcctcttcttctcgaTCG GATCAGGAGCGTccaggtttaggtttagggttatgtgaaggagaagaagagtacGGATCAGAATCGGGTTGGGTGGAAGCTAGAAGTTCATGCGATCATCTGTGTTCCCTCTCCCCTGATCTCAGCCATATTCCAGCCCCTCAGAATACTCCCTGCTACGA GTGCCAACACCCGTCTGAAAACTGGTTGTGTCTATCGTGTAAGGAGGTGCTGTGCAGCCGTTTTGTGAACAAACACATGCTGTCCCACTCGCGGCGCACCAACCACTGTGTGGCACTCAGCTTCAGTGATCTATCAGTCTGGTGTTTCTCCTGTGACGCTTACTTGGATGCACAACTCATCCCACAGCTACGCCCCGTTTATCAACTTGCCTATATCTTGAAATTTGGCCAACCTCCGCCACTTCCTCAACACAATTAA
- the LOC112801197 gene encoding uncharacterized protein isoform X1, translating to MASSSSSRSDQDQERPGLGLGLCEGEEEYGSESGWVEARSSCDHLCSLSPDLSHIPAPQNTPCYECQHPSENWLCLSCKEVLCSRFVNKHMLSHSRRTNHCVALSFSDLSVWCFSCDAYLDAQLIPQLRPVYQLAYILKFGQPPPLPQHN from the exons AtggcttcctcctcttcttctcgaTCG GATCAGGATCAGGAGCGTccaggtttaggtttagggttatgtgaaggagaagaagagtacGGATCAGAATCGGGTTGGGTGGAAGCTAGAAGTTCATGCGATCATCTGTGTTCCCTCTCCCCTGATCTCAGCCATATTCCAGCCCCTCAGAATACTCCCTGCTACGA GTGCCAACACCCGTCTGAAAACTGGTTGTGTCTATCGTGTAAGGAGGTGCTGTGCAGCCGTTTTGTGAACAAACACATGCTGTCCCACTCGCGGCGCACCAACCACTGTGTGGCACTCAGCTTCAGTGATCTATCAGTCTGGTGTTTCTCCTGTGACGCTTACTTGGATGCACAACTCATCCCACAGCTACGCCCCGTTTATCAACTTGCCTATATCTTGAAATTTGGCCAACCTCCGCCACTTCCTCAACACAATTAA
- the LOC112803440 gene encoding uncharacterized protein, translated as MDKERAEEPVTENPTDNVTQTSGRDNARRNHPRPQPSGQRIVPGKEDEAPRVEVPNLNREDGDSEPEMYQYEFEELCSPPATDDEEEPIFPQHNPNTPYGKITLELNIEFETMEQFKAAVQKYNIQIGRQVFYLRNVKKRCRVICYDPDCPWLCYCARTNYPASFQIKTFVDEHTCPRSNKSKSVSCAWVAEELVPKLRIHPNMLQREAQEWFKVEYDISINKKMMNRAMDKAKEVIEGTEKDQYLRLRDYLNEIMKANPGSRANMGTTPQPEGLPRFRNLYICLAACKNGFRAGCRPFIVLDGTFLKGYFGGQLLIAVGQDANNQLFLIAYGVVDAETRENWRFFLEELHTDIGDFNENGWVFMSDQQKGLIPALQDVMPGVKH; from the exons ATGGATAAGGAAAGGGCAGAGGAACCTGTTACAGAAAACCCAACAg ATAATGTAACACAAACTAGTGGGAGGGACAATGCAAGGAGAAATCATCCAAGACCTCAACCGTCTGGGCAAAGAATTGTACCTGGAAAGGAGGATGAAGCACCAAGGGTAGAGGTGCCTAACCTAAATAGAGAAGATGGTGATAGTGAACCTGAGATGTACCAATATGAATTCGAAGAACTCTGTAGCCCCCCTGCAACTGATGACGAAGAGGAACCTATATTTCCTCAACATAATCCCAACACGCCATATGGAAAAATAACTCTGGAGTTGAATATAGAGTTTGAGACCATGGAGCAATTCAAAGCAGCAGTGCAGAAGTACAACATACAAATTGGGAGACAGGTGTTCTACCTTAGGAATGTGAAAAAGAGGTGTAGGGTGATCTGCTATGATCCAGACTGCCCTTGGTTGTGCTATTGTGCCAGGACCAACTACCCAGCATCCTTTCAGATAAAGACATTTGTGGACGAGCATACGTGCCCCAGGAGTAACAAGAGTAAATCTGTTTCATGTGCTTGGGTTGCTGAGGAACTAGTCCCAAAGCTGAGGATCCATCCCAACATGCTGCAGAGAGAGGCACAGGAGTGGTTTAAAGTGGAGTATGacatctcaatcaacaagaagatgatgaatagGGCTATGGACAAAGCCAAGGAAGTTATTGAGGGAACAGAGAAAGATCAATACCTAAGGCTCAGAGACTACCTTAACGAAATCATGAAGGCTAATCCTGGTTCAAGAGCCAACATGGGGACTACTCCACAGCCAGAGGGGTTGCCTAGGTTTAGAAACTTGTACATCTGTTTGGCTGCTTGCAAAAATGGCTTTAGAGCAGGGTGTAGGCCATTTATTGTTTTGGATGGGACGTTTCTGAAAGGGTACTTTGGAGGGCAATTACTAATAGCAGTTGGTCAGGACGCGAACAATCAGCTGTTTCTAATAGCGTATGGGGTTGTTGATGCAGAAACAAGGGAAAATTGGAGATTCTTTCTGGAGGAGTTGCACACAGACATTGGGGACTTCAATGAGAATGGCTGGGTTTTTATGTCAGACCAGCAAAAG GGACTAATACCAGCATTACAGGACGTCATGCCAGGGGTGAAGCACTGA
- the LOC112803441 gene encoding uncharacterized protein, whose translation MGTISQDHAKLDSNTTADAIRSLFEVDPSIKVKSIIAEVQSRFIYTVSCRKAWLAKQKYIAKVFGNWEVSYQTLPVWLKAMTAKMPRSCVQIKTFLVYRESEEVQGVRVLHRTFWSFYPCIVAFRHCKPLVQVDGTHLYGKYKGALLVAVAQDGNQNIVPIAFAIVEGETVDALEFFLTNLQRYVVTNDGVDIISDRHNSIDAAIARSNGAWSPPRAWHMFCIRHIRSNFLRRFKTPYLHKLLDIQGRNRSTTKTTKGFKSGVRCPRNSVMRSVLRDGCWHSTGVIVGDI comes from the exons ATGGGAACGATCTCACAGgatcatgccaagttggactcAAACACAACTGCTGATGCCATTAGGTCGTTGTTCGAAGTAGACCCGTCGATAAAGGTGAAGTCTATTATTGCAGAAGTTCAATCCAGGTTCATCTATACTGTTAGTTGTcgcaaggcttggttggcaaagcagaaataTATCGCAAAAGTTTTTGGTAATTGGGAAGTTTCTTACCAGACTCTGCCGGTATGGTTGAAAGCAATGACTGCGAAGATGCCGAGGTCTTGTGTCCAAATAAAGACGTTCCTCGTTTACCGTGAGAGTGAGGAGGTTCAAGGTGTAAGAGTTTTGCATCGCACTTTTTGGAGTTTCTATCCATGTATAGTAGCCTTTCGACACTGCAAGCCACTGGTGCAGGTTGATGGCACACACCTGTACGGAAAATATAAAGGTGCACTTCTAGTTGCCgttgcacaagatgggaaccaAAACATTGTACCTATTGCATTTGCAATAGTCGAGGGTGAGACGGTAGACGCGTTGGAGTTTTTCCTAACCAACTTGCAGAGATATGTTGTTACCAATGATGGCGTTGACATTATTTCTGACCGCCATAACTCCATCGACGCAGCAATAGCTCGCAGTAACGGTGCATGGTCACCACCAAGAGCGTGGCACATGTTCTGCATCAGGCACATCAGGTCCAACTTCTTAAGGAGATTTAAGACTCCGTATTTGCATAAACTTTTG GATATTCAAGGACGTAACAGGAGTACAACAAAAACTACCAAAGGCTTCAAGAGCGGGGTGAGGTGTCCACGCAATAGTGTGATGAGATCGGTGTTGAGAGATGGGTGTTGGCATTCGACAGGGGTCATTGTTGGGGATATATGA